The segment ACATCACGCCCGAGGGCGGCATCAATCCGTGGCAGGTCGACGGCGTCCAGCTGACGAAGCCGCTGGTCATGGCCGTCCGCGGCACGTGCCTCACCCTCGGTGTCGAGCTGGCGCTTGTCAGCGACATCGTCGTCTCGGGCCGATCGTCGCGCTTCGGTCAGATCGAGGTCCGCCGGGGCATCCTGCCGTTCGGCGGCGCCACGATCCGCTTCCCCGCCCGCTGCGGCTGGGGCAACGCCATGCGCTGGATGATCACCGGCGAGACCTTCGACGCCCGCGAGGCCCTGCGCATCGGACTCGTCCAGGAGGTCGTCTTCAACGACCAGGTCTACAACCGCGCCTACGACATCGCGCACCGGATCGCCGCTCAGGCGCCCCTGGCCGTGCAGGCGACGCTCGCGAACGCCAAGCTCGCGGTCCGGGAGGGCGACCGGGCGGCCGAGGCGCGCCTGCAGTCGGAGCTCGTGCGGCTGATGCGGACGGAGGACTCCCGACTCGGCATGCAGTCGTTCCAGCAGCGCGGGGACGCCACGTTCACCGGCCGCTGACACGGAAGGGCCCCGCGCGCCTGAGCGAGCGGAGCCCTTCGAACGCTCCCCGGTGAGAGCGGGCGCGAAGACCTACTTGAAGACGTCCTTGACGTCCTCGCCGACCTTCTTGGCCGAAGCCTTGGTCTGGTCGTTCTGGCCCTCGGCCTCGAGGCTCTCGTTGTCGGTCTTGTTGCCGACGACCTCTTTGGCCTTGCCCGCGATGTCTTCCGCTGCGTTCTGGATCTTGTCGCCGAGTCCCATAGAGAACCTCCCGTGTCGAAGAAATTCGGACCCGAACGAGCCCGTGCCCAGGAACCTACCCGCACGACCGGCGGTCCGCTCACAGGGAATCCGAGACTTTGCCCAGACCCCGCTGTCACCCGGGCGCTACGTTCTCCCCATGACGACTTATGACCTGATCGTGATCGGAGCCGGCGCCGTCGGCGAGAACGTGGCCGACTACGCCACCCGGAACGGGCTCGCGGTGGCCCTCGTCGAAGCCGAGCTCGTGGGCGGCGAGTGCTCCTACTGGGCCTGCATGCCGTCCAAGGCGCTCCTGATGAGCAGCACGGCCCTCGACGCGGCCAAAGCCGTCGGCGGTGCACGCGAGGCCGTGACCGGCGATCTCGACGTCAAGGCCGTCCTCGATCGCCGCAACTCGTTCACGAGCAACTGGGACGACCAGGGGCAGGCCGACTGGGTGACCGGCGCCGGTATCGATCTCATCCGCGGCCACGGGACGATCACCGGGGTCAAGGAGGTCACGGTCGACGGGACGGTGCACACCGCCCGGCACGCGGTCGCCGCCGTCACGGGATCGGCCGCGCTCCTGCCCGACGTCCCCGGTCTCCTCGACGCGAAGCCGTGGACCAGCCGCGAGGCGACCAGCGCCCAGACCATCCCGCAGAGCCTGATGATCATCGGAGGCGGCGTCGTCGCCGCCGAGATGGCGACCGCCTACCAGCAGCTCGGCGCACGCGTCACGCTCGCCTCCCGTCACTCCCTCCTGGGCGGGCAGGAGCCGTTCGCGGGCGAGTTCGTCGCCGACTCCCTCCGCGACCTGGGCGTCGACCTCCGCCTCGAGACCTCCCCGACCGGTGTGACGCGCACCGAGCACGGCCTCGTCGAGACCACCCTCTCGGACGGCACCACGGTCACGACGGACGAGATCCTCGTCGCCACCGGTCGCGTGCCTCGCACGGGCGACCTCGGCCTCGAGAACGTCGGTCTGCAGCCGGGCGAGTGGCTCGACACGGACGACACGCTCCTCGTCACCGGCACCGACTGGCTCTACGCCGTCGGCGACGTCAACCACCGCGCGCTCCTCACGCACCAGGGCAAGTACCAGGCGCGTGCGGCCGGCGAGGTCATCGCGGCCCGCGCGAAGGGCGAGGCGGTCCGCGCGGAGCCGTGGGGTGCGCACGTCGCGACGGCCGACCACGCGGCGGTCCCGCAGGTGACGTTCACGAGCCCCGAGGTCGCAAGCGTCGGGCTCACCGCGGACGCCGCCGAGAAGCAGGGCATCGACGTCCGGGTCGTCGACTACGACCTCGCCGCCCTCGCCGGCTCCGCCCTGAAGTCCGACACCTACCGAGGTCAGGCGCGCATCGTCGTCGACGAGAGCCGCAAGGTCATCGTCGGCGCGACCTTCGTCGGCCCGGAGGTGTCCGACCTCCTGCACGCCGCGACCATCGCCGTCGTCGGAGAGGTCCCGATCGACCGCCTGTGGCACGCCGTCCCCTCCTACCCGACCGTGAGCGAGATCTGGCTCCGCCTCCTCGACGCCTACGGTCGGCCGTAGCGGACGGGTGGGGAGGCCGCTCGTGTGGAATCCACTGGTCGACTCCTCGATCTCCCGGGCGGGATGCTCGGTGGCGACCGCCCTCGGCCTGCTGATCGGAGTGCCCCTCAGCACCGGTCGCGTGCGCGTGCGGGGCGACCTCATCGTCTGCCGCGGACTCCCCCGCTGGGCCTTCCGGCGGGGCGGCACCTGCATCGGCCGGGTCTACCTGACCCGGGACAACGACGGCGAGGGCGTCCTCGACCACGAGAGCGTCCACGTCGAGCAGTGGAAGAAGTACGGCATGCTGATGCCGTTGCTCTACGGCATCGCGGGCCGGGATCCGTTCACCAATCGTTTCGAGATCGAGGCTGGCCTCGAGAAAGGCGGCTACCGATGACGGAGCCCCGAACCATCGTCCTGACCGGAGCATCGAGCGGCATCGGGCGGAAGGCCGCGGTGACGCTCGCGAAGGGCGGCGCGACCCTCGCGATCGTCGGCCGCAACCCCGATCGCACGCGCGCGGTCGCGGAGGAGGTCGGCGGCGTCGCCCACGTCTGCGACTTCGATCGCCTCGACGACGTGCGACGCCTCGCCGACACCCTCCTCGACGCGCACCCCCGTATCGACGTCCTCGCCAACAACGCCGGCGGGCTGGTCAGCCGCCGCGAGACCACCACGGACGGCTACGAGCGCACCCTGCAGTCGAACCATCTCGCGCCGTACCTCCTCACGCGGCTCCTGCTGCCCCGTCTCGTCGAGAGCTCCGGACGGGTGGTGTCGACCTCGTCCGCGGCCAACCTGTTCGGCCGGGTCCGCCTGGACGACCTCAACTACGGGAAGCGGGCCTGGCTGGGTGGCTGGGGCGCCTACAGCCAGGGCAAGCTCCTGACGAACATGTTCATCAGCCAGCTCGCCGCCCGGTCGAGCGTGTCCGCGTTCGCCTTCCACCCCGGCTTCGTGTCGACGAACTTCGGCATGGACACCTCCGTGATGCGCCTGATGAACACGGTGACGAACGGGAACTACGGGATCAGCGCCGAGGCCGGGTCGGTGCCCCTGGTCCAGCTCGCCGGTCCGACGACGATCGACGTGCCGAGCGGCACCTATTTCGACCAGCTGAAGCCCTTCGGCCGGCAGAACCATCAGGCGAAGAACGTGCTCCTCGCGGAGGCCGTCTGGGATCGCTCCGCGGAGCTGGTGGGTCTCCCCTCGACGCTCTGAGAGTGAGCGCTCCCTGAGTGCCGTGTACCCCGGTGTCCCCCTCATAGCCGACACCCTGCTTGGGGGATGTCACGGCCCCGGAAACCTGGTTCTCTGGACCCAGGAAGAACAAGGCGGCACCGTCCACTGGGTAAGCGGGCGCGGTACCGCCCCTCCGGCTGTCGCGCGGTGACGTTTTCGGGAACGTCGCCGCGCGGGCCGAGGTCCGAAGGGCTCCCCGGTGTTCGGGACGCCGAGTCGGTCCCGGGGTCCCACCTCGGCGCCACCTCGACGTATCCGGGGAGCCTTCGGCGACCCTTCCGCGATCCGTCGACTCCGGCGGGGTTCCCTCCCGAGACGAGGAGCGGACCATGCGGACACCGATCAGGCTCGTCGCCGCCGTCGCCGCGGTGCTCGCCGGCCTCGCGGGGCTGAGTCTCCACCCGGACCTCGCCCGCGCCGCGGCGGTCCCCTCCACGGACGCGGCCCTCGTGGCTCACGTCGGACGACTCGTCTCCGGACTATCGACCTCCGCCGCCCGGCAGGCGCTCTCCGACTCGACCGCGGCCGTCTCCACCCCCTCGGCCGCCGCACGCTCGACCTCGGCCGCCCCGACCGCTGCGCAGACGTCCGCGCAGTCCGCCCAGCGCGCGGTCACGCAGCAGATCCGCGCCTCCGTCCGCACCCCCTCGACCGCTCGCCAGAAGGCCCTCCCCGTCCCCGTGTCGGTAGCGTTGCCTCCCGTGGGAGACCCCGGAACACCGACGACCGATCCGACGACTCCGGCGGCCGGGGACACGCTGCCCCGGGGCGACGTCACCTCGAACGGCCGCACCTGGACCCAGAGCTACGCGGAGGACTTCTCGCGCGACGCCCCGCTCGGCCGCGTGTCATCCGTGTACCCCGGCATCGACACTTACGACGGCTTCTCGGACACCTCCGGTCAGGGCCTGTACGCGCCGGACCGCGTCCTCAGCGTGGCGAACGGCACCCTGGACTTCTGGCTGCACTCGGAGAACGGTCGACCCCTCGTCGCGGCGATCATGCCCGACGGCTACGCCCCGCACACCACCGGGCGCGTGTCGATCCGCTACCGCTCCGACACGACGGCGGGCTACAAGTTCGTCGGGATGTTCTGGCCCGTGAGCGACGACTGGAACGAGGGCGAGATCGACTGGCCGGAGGCGGACCTCGGTCGGACGCCGCGCCCCGCGTCGGCCGTCCCCGGCAGCTTCCGCAACGGCGGCATGACGTTCCGGCCCGCCACCGAGGCGTTCGCCCCCACCGACTCCACGGGCTACCACGTGGCGACGACCGAGTGGGACACCCACGCGATCCGCTACTACTGGGACGGCGTCCTCGTCTCCACCGTGACCGACGCCGTGCCGACGACGCCGATGCGGGTCACGCTGCAGGCCGAGACCTTCCTCGGCCAGGGTGCCGTGCCGAAGACGTCGAGCGGCCACCTCGACATCGACTGGATCAGCATCTGGGACTGACCTCCTGCGCCCCCGATCCTCCCGCTAGGGTGATCCGATGCCCGACGCGACCCCGGTTCCCGACGACCGCGAGGTGACCGTGGCGCTCGTGCGGAGCCTCCTCGACGAACAACGGCCCGATCTGGCC is part of the Frondihabitans sp. 762G35 genome and harbors:
- a CDS encoding Fe-S oxidoreductase — protein: MWNPLVDSSISRAGCSVATALGLLIGVPLSTGRVRVRGDLIVCRGLPRWAFRRGGTCIGRVYLTRDNDGEGVLDHESVHVEQWKKYGMLMPLLYGIAGRDPFTNRFEIEAGLEKGGYR
- a CDS encoding SDR family NAD(P)-dependent oxidoreductase, which produces MTEPRTIVLTGASSGIGRKAAVTLAKGGATLAIVGRNPDRTRAVAEEVGGVAHVCDFDRLDDVRRLADTLLDAHPRIDVLANNAGGLVSRRETTTDGYERTLQSNHLAPYLLTRLLLPRLVESSGRVVSTSSAANLFGRVRLDDLNYGKRAWLGGWGAYSQGKLLTNMFISQLAARSSVSAFAFHPGFVSTNFGMDTSVMRLMNTVTNGNYGISAEAGSVPLVQLAGPTTIDVPSGTYFDQLKPFGRQNHQAKNVLLAEAVWDRSAELVGLPSTL
- a CDS encoding CsbD family protein, which translates into the protein MGLGDKIQNAAEDIAGKAKEVVGNKTDNESLEAEGQNDQTKASAKKVGEDVKDVFK
- a CDS encoding dihydrolipoyl dehydrogenase family protein, with the translated sequence MTTYDLIVIGAGAVGENVADYATRNGLAVALVEAELVGGECSYWACMPSKALLMSSTALDAAKAVGGAREAVTGDLDVKAVLDRRNSFTSNWDDQGQADWVTGAGIDLIRGHGTITGVKEVTVDGTVHTARHAVAAVTGSAALLPDVPGLLDAKPWTSREATSAQTIPQSLMIIGGGVVAAEMATAYQQLGARVTLASRHSLLGGQEPFAGEFVADSLRDLGVDLRLETSPTGVTRTEHGLVETTLSDGTTVTTDEILVATGRVPRTGDLGLENVGLQPGEWLDTDDTLLVTGTDWLYAVGDVNHRALLTHQGKYQARAAGEVIAARAKGEAVRAEPWGAHVATADHAAVPQVTFTSPEVASVGLTADAAEKQGIDVRVVDYDLAALAGSALKSDTYRGQARIVVDESRKVIVGATFVGPEVSDLLHAATIAVVGEVPIDRLWHAVPSYPTVSEIWLRLLDAYGRP
- a CDS encoding crotonase/enoyl-CoA hydratase family protein → MSSRSATARLSDDRPRVSVERDGHVLLIGLDREEKRNAADLRMLRELALAFGRLESDPELWVGLVFAHGDHFTAGLDLGDVAAAVTPEGLDITPEGGINPWQVDGVQLTKPLVMAVRGTCLTLGVELALVSDIVVSGRSSRFGQIEVRRGILPFGGATIRFPARCGWGNAMRWMITGETFDAREALRIGLVQEVVFNDQVYNRAYDIAHRIAAQAPLAVQATLANAKLAVREGDRAAEARLQSELVRLMRTEDSRLGMQSFQQRGDATFTGR
- a CDS encoding glycoside hydrolase family 16 protein; translated protein: MRTPIRLVAAVAAVLAGLAGLSLHPDLARAAAVPSTDAALVAHVGRLVSGLSTSAARQALSDSTAAVSTPSAAARSTSAAPTAAQTSAQSAQRAVTQQIRASVRTPSTARQKALPVPVSVALPPVGDPGTPTTDPTTPAAGDTLPRGDVTSNGRTWTQSYAEDFSRDAPLGRVSSVYPGIDTYDGFSDTSGQGLYAPDRVLSVANGTLDFWLHSENGRPLVAAIMPDGYAPHTTGRVSIRYRSDTTAGYKFVGMFWPVSDDWNEGEIDWPEADLGRTPRPASAVPGSFRNGGMTFRPATEAFAPTDSTGYHVATTEWDTHAIRYYWDGVLVSTVTDAVPTTPMRVTLQAETFLGQGAVPKTSSGHLDIDWISIWD